In Glycine max cultivar Williams 82 chromosome 10, Glycine_max_v4.0, whole genome shotgun sequence, the DNA window TTTCAGTGAACCTATTTGAATATAATCAACCATCCTTAACTCTAATATATAGTAACAATCCTTATCTCTGAAATTAAGCAGCCATCCTTATCAAGGTAGGCGTTAAATATTTCGTTAAGGagctttgaagaaaaaagtgataaataataataacatttaaatttatgtcacaataaaattaaccaattcgaaacttgaaaaatattacataattaaaattaatatcttcaaaatgtttcattaaaaaattctttaaaatgtttaaaaactcattctaaataatttaagactatatatttttaataaaaagcgctatttcaacaaattgaatataaattttatttttacaataaagatattaatatttaattgcaaaataaaaaaatctagtaCATGTTAACataatatctaaaaaaataaaataaatatatattaatatttatcacatttaaattaaatttttaacaatttacaCATTTTATATAGGTACTGTATgactattattattgaaataaaaaataaatcataataaattttaattaatcatcttcctcaataattaaaacatttaatatgtCACTTGATATTTTAAcgattgataattttatttatggaaatatatgttaaaaactaaatacaaatataatatttataaaattgaaacaaacgcGTGTAAACCACGAGTTTAAaatcttctcaattaaaaatttaattagttatcttcctcaattttaatataattatatatgatatgctattaaatatttttaaaataaattttattaattacatatatattttgtatataaatattaaatacaaatatagaatctaatattaattaaaattaactaatttaactattttactggtctttattatttaaatatttgttttttatgtataGAAGTTGggctattattattaattattaatacaaataatatttaattttaccattttaataatattatatgttaTATTGTTGACAAAAAGTCTATATCTACTTTTATGATTGAGCAAACATAGATAGTTTATGATAAAGCAATTCAAAAATTTATACAGACTTGCAAATGATTATTGAAAAAATCTTGAAGATttagtttaattgattgaaaaggTAACTGAGTTGTTCtggtaaaaaaattactattgaaCAAATATTATAAGTGATGCTAAAtacaatatcattttttttggttgatgaAGGATTCAAAGTTTCgacttcttctttcttccttaatAATCAAGTCAACATTGTAAGAAATATTCCCTgggttttattataattatcatcTAAGTTGTTTCACACAAATCAATAAAGcctaataaatagataaaaaagaataataattttatataattaattttatcattattagttaattttatttttgttatccatatcattaatataaggcatataagtaaaaaatacaattaatattatattaaaaaaataaaatcacaattattttagaataatttttttcttcttacatCATAATTTTATGGAAAAGAAGgagtatcaattattttttaatcaattgatTGTTTATTATTGATGTAAATGAAATTCTCAGAGCAATATCGATTGTTATTGTCGTATGATTGTTTCCAACACAGGTACCCACTTTGCATATGTCAAAATGAAGATAGAACTAAAAAATCAAGTAAGGAAATTAGTTACAACTTTCAAGATAGGTGTGTGTTCCAAGATTAGGACCCTTTTCTACCAAAAAACAGGATTAGGACCTTTAAATGCTCTATATCCACACACATGATTGTAACAACATACAATACTttaatcattcataaaaaaatacaatatattaCATAGGAATATAACCCACCACAATAATTGATATCCATTGATTTGTATATTGATTCTGgatcaaaatcatattaattttttatatcctGTTTTATTAGGAGCTGCAAATCaatcaaaacataataaaattatacaaaatcaaCGAAAACTCAAAGGTTCATAGAACTGAAATCCACAGCATGCTTCAAATTCAcagttattatcattattattgctttttctttctttctttttcatattctgtTAAGCAAATCCCTATGAACAAGGACCTAAAACAGAGCTTGTAGGCAAAAGCAGAAAGGGAGGATCCCAGGCATAGGAGAAGTTAACAGTATCAGAACCCTTCATTGGATTCCCATTGATGAGTAAGCAGCTATCACCTTCCATGGAAAGAATTGAAGGGTCAACACTTTCTGCACTTTGAAAACCTTTGCAAGACAACTTTATCTGACTCTGTTCACAGTTGCAATTGTTGATCACGGTCACGTTCCACTCAGGCTGGCCCTGGATTTCTCTCCCAGTTCTTGATGTGCCAATATTGATGTTGTTCAAGGAACAGTCATCACATGACCCTGAAAATTTTGTGgattaattcaaatttgcacagaaaaatagagagaaagagggggaattaaataattcatcatCGTGAAAGAAGAAAAGTTTAATGAAATTTGTTTGGGTGGGGAAAGATGTGTgagaagtagaaaaaaaaaagtggaaattTAAAGGAATATTATTAGAGCATACCTTTGATGACGAGGGTGAGGAAGAGGATGGAAGTAAAGTACTTGAAGGTTGTTGCCATCTTCCTTGCTGACTGACTCTTGCGGCTTTGGTTGTCTAATTAAATACCAATTAGCTGCTACCTAGTCTTGGCTTAGCCAATGAATAGTGGTGATAAAATAGGTTAGACTTATACTTGactaaaaactatatatattaaataatatagcaTATAGTATAAATGCACTTTTATTTATAACAACTATATttatagaacaaaaatatatcaatattattccaattatataaacatattaaatatttaatattatatgagGGGTTATGTGTGTGTCAATTAATAATTCATTGAGTGAATTCCTGGTCGAGTGATTCAGTATCTCGACTGAATCAATGATTGATCCGAATATGATAATACAACACTGATTCCAACTACTCAAGTGAGTTTTTaaacttgaattttaaattttgaagatgAATTAAATGCAAGTTTTATTTTGTCCAATTCTATTATACTTTATTTGGATTTtagttgaaaaaattaaaagaaattggaACTTTATAAGGGATAGCAATTCTAACAAAATTATGTGGGTATTCAAGAAAATATTTGCAACAAATAAAATAGTTACACGATCAATGGAGATGGGTCTAACATCAAGATTTAAGTTATGTTTGACAAGACATTTCaactagtttttaaatttttttttactatctgAAGAGTTTGTTTGActgtttaataaataatttttttaacagctTTTGTTGTTCTTGAAACACTACTTAGAGTTTTTTTGAAAaggtattttagttttcttgaaacactatttaaaaaattattttcattctctttaatttttatcctgACATTGGAATtgtttaaatcatatttaaaagcTTATTTTCATTCTATATTTATTAAGATTTAAACCCTAATTTTAAACCATCTTCAccatatattcattatataatactatattttCATCAATAGCATATAACTTTTTGTGTTTTCCTTCGCATGACACTATGTTTTAAGGTATGTTCGTGACTAACTTAATCTATTATACACCTTAATTGTAAAGCAAAACTTTTGACAATGGTTTTTTCCTTTAAGTGTGTTCATTCATTTTCTAATCCAAGTCTACGTCAACGATTTAGGCCTCAACCCTCAATGACTCTTATGTACTTTGATTGAGGTATGATTTGTTATTACTAGAGATGTCTTTCAGGAATAATGTATATCATTCCAGAAATGTATCTTTGAAACTATAAATTATAGTTCTAGAGGTGTATTTTCAAAATAggtatatttaatttcaaaaatacatTTCTAGAAAGTAAAAGGGGTGTACATCTTTAAGAGAAAAGCGTATAATGGGTAGTTGGGAGATAGAAAGGGGTATGgttgtacttagtaaaaatagtATATGTAAATAGGAGGAGCTCAAATATAATTGACCAAGGCCTAACACTTATgttgcttttactttctgtacaTCCATTTTTTCTTCATGCACCCAAATTTTATAATGTCCCTAAACTACCCTTCTCATATGGTAACTacttttccttaatcaatttggAATGTTTCGGAAGAGAAattgttccaaaaaaaaatatgtggaGGACACTCGAAACCCTTCTCATATTGTGAAAAATATTTAGGGATTACACATTCtagaagaaaaattatggttAAACAATCTGAATTGTGTATGGATTGACCATTTCAAATACCAATTAGGAGTCCGAGATTGTCTATccgaaataaaaacaatatttcaGAATAGCTATTTTTAGaatgttgttgtttttattcTGGATAGGCTATTATGAATACCAATTAGGATTTCATAATGGTCATTCTATAATAAATCCTTGAAGGCTTCCAGATTGCTTGTTCtagaaaaacatttaaaaaatagtgaaaGCCAAGAAGCAGAAGgaagtgatttggataacaacAAGAGGGTAACAACAAAGTGGTAAAGAGGGTAACAACAAAACATTTGCTTATAAAGTCATAACCCAACGTCTGCACCAAAGAGGTATGAGGGACTTGGTTAGAAGGACCTGGTTTGGATTTTAGAAGGATCTAATCACATTAATTTGGTTGAGGGAGAAGGAGCCAAGAGAGAGAGCTGCAAGTCCTAACCGAATTGGACGTTGGGGAGGACGGTTGAACTTAGAGTAGAGGAATCATTGAGTTCCTCAATCGACAAGGAAGAGTGATTTGGCAACGGTGGCGAGTTGCAGTGGTTGCCGTAGTGGTGGACCATGAGTTTGAGTATGAGATTAAAGGAATTGTTATGATCCCTTTATAATCAAAGCACGTTATCACCCTTTTTAATAATCCTTTTAAAGCATCggtaaaaaaataatccttTTGAACCTTTGTTCCTATTTATTCCAAATTTCTAATAATCTATATTCCTTTTTTAATTGTGTTTAGAAATATGTTCCTTTTTAATAATCTTTTTCGCGGTCGTTTTAAACCTTTATAATTGATATTACCaattatgtgtatatatattataattattatataattataaagaatatttcctcttagatttttttattcatgaagCAAGACTTGGTGGACCAATGCAGTATAGGTGGATGTATCCATTTGACAGGTACTaaaaatatcatcattttttatttgaatttcatttattatacTTCTCAAACATCACctacttaattaattttgtagatTCATGGGCATTTATAAATGATTACTGAAAAATAAGGCTAGGGTTGAAGGATCAATTTACACAACTTACTTTCATCGTGAGACAACTCATTTTTGttctcattattttaaaaacttcatGTTATCACCGAGGATTACTAGAAATGAAATGGATACATCCAGTGAAAGAAAGACATCCATCaatgttattagtttttaacCAACCTAGTCATCATTCTAGCAAGGATCGACCCAATGGTtaattgaataacacaagtgaACCCATGTTCATGTGTTGATCAACTGCGCTGAAGTTAAATCTTACCATGACTAAGTATATGAGAATCGatgttttcattattattcATAATGTACCTTGCATTATCCTCTTAAATTCACCCTTCGAGTGATATATTTGGACAATTCATTCATGCAAACCCAACAACATGATTTCGCTTGTATACATGCTGATTTTCCTACATGGTTCAAGGAACAAGTATGTAtctaacaatttattttaatttttcattatttatacattaaaaaagtATAACTCCATGTTTCTTACATGCGTAGGTTCACAACAATCTTTTAAATGAGAGAAACCAACACTTAAGGGATTTATCAAATGAGTATTTTAGATATGTTAAAGAATGTCACATGTACTTTGTCAATAGGTACAAGTTCCAAACTCATGCATGGTGCAAGggcaaaaaaatcataaacaatgGGATTTATGTAAGGGGTCTTATAGAAGAAGGTGAAGATGATTTCTATGGGATCATTCAACATATATATGAGCTTAAGTACAATATTTTAAGCTGTCCTTAAAAATCGGTGATATTTTATTGTGATTGGTTTGATCCATTGGGAAAAGGTACAAGAGAAGATCCAAAATATAAAGTTGTGGATattcaaatggatgtaaaataTGAACAATTTGATCCATTTATCATTGCGCATAATGTAAGGCAGGTGTATTATATTTCTtattgttggatttcccctgaaGTTGctttttggtccactttttctttatacaaatatgttcaagggaaatccggtttgccggaaagcgcatcggatcgtcaagtatttaaaattaaaacggatgaatccgagtatcaaactcagggaactagtattagacagggttaaattcagaaataaggcattattgaaagaaacattgataattgatggtttagaacaaaattaaactaagtctaggctaaaaacagCAAAGAATACAAGTAAGTAAGATTGACAGCAATAGAtaaaagtgttgggtctttctaacaaacaagctgatgtatataaagatgtttctctaatcgatcatgcttttgtgttctatattgtagcctaaattaccaaacctcgatccctagttatgttgaatcaatccaagcttcatcctcagatccctcttgttggactaggcttagcttaaatagcttatgaaagtttagactaatttaacctaagctttgtcctcagatccctcttgttggactagacttagatcaaacaacattattgtaacagcatatttaaaaccaaaacttaatccgctgatccctcatttaagactaagtttcaatcctacttcaatcaagttctaaggcaacaatacattttccaatgctaaagtcacctaactatgcacacaaatgggtgatcagaccaatagcatacaaaatttaagcatTGAAAGGAGCATTGAACACAATAAACACAACCAATTAGGTATTAAAGGAATTACATCAGCTATTCTTTAGAAATCCCccacaagggtgtttagccagtcATTACAGAAAAAtcctaacaataatgagattaatgttggatcaagttgtctcgaaataattaagagggggggttgaattaattatgaacatgtcttgactaattaaaaatttatccttcttaatgttactagattcaattaggctttactactaagttatgagaaagtaaagaacagaaacaataacttagacaaaagtaaagcagaaataaaaagtgcacagcggaaatgtaaagagtgtaggaaagaagaaagcaaacacaagatttatactggttcggtcataacccgtgcctacgtccagtccccaagcaaccaccggttcttgatatttccaataaccttgtaaaatcctttacaagcaaagatccacaagggatgtacccttccttgttctctttgaacaaccaagtggatgtacgctccacttgaactgatccacaagagatgtaccctatcttgttctcagtattacaacctaagtagatgtacgctctacttgtaccacaaaggaagtacgctccaatgtgttaagacaaagaattcttaggcggttagtcccttgaatctttgtaaggggaaacaaaagatatctaaggcagttagtcctttaaaatcttttgttcagagggaagaggaagaatcaaaagaattctcaggcggttagtcctttgaatcttttggcaagagagagaaggaagaaaagatagcacacttttgtttttttttacagaatttcCACTtatagaaaaacaaagttttgaaaccgaagtttagaaagctttttggcaagagTTTTTGCAAAGAAAGACAATGggaaatggtaaaaaaaaaatttgaaagagaTATGTGTTTTTGATGCTTGTAAAATGCgtgtcaaggtcttgcttttatagactcttcatgtctggtcaaaaaatcattggaagagttatgacttttgagaaaatcatgttaagagttataactcttaactttttcttcaaaattattcattggtaatcgattacctcaatggtgtaatcgattacacaatgtattttatgaaaagttgtgactcttcacaattggatttgaattcaaatgttcagattcacttgtaatcgattactaatatagtgtaatcgattacactatttgaaaatcattttggaacgttacaaatcatttgaaaatattttgaaaaccaatctgGTCActgataactggtaatcgattaccagagagtaatcactctagtaacttagaaaatttgagaaaattcttttgtaaaacaaaactgtgctatttggtttttgaaaaattcttttaatacttatcctatatgaagtcttgacttgttacttcttgatttcttctcttgaatcttgaatcttggattggattcttgatgcttgatcttgaagtcttgaatcaatcacttgggcttttggcatcatcaaaattgctcgattcatcatcatgaagcttgcttctacaattaaTAGTAGAGAATAattgttccttacacaagaagggggatccctcctcctctccttagcatctcacaatcactctacaACTCACTGATCTCTCtctaattacaaaacctaggtctcTCTGCAAAAGTTGCTCCTCTTGTTGCCTCCAGAGCTCCTTTCCcaaaataggcactgtggtgtgctctggaatTCTCTGCAAATCATCTATATACCCTAATTatgcacaagacaggctttaaataggctctgaatccgCGACGTTGTGCTTAGTGcaagtaagtggatttgagcttagcgccagtcgtgcgctgagcctggctgaagacaaaCTGTTGCGCTTAGCACACTGATCTCACGCTTAGCACACTGATCTCACGCTTAGCACACAACCTTGATATTGATtctctgccagattcttctaTCACGCTAAGCACACTGAAGTTGCGCTTAGTGAtggatgcgcgcttagcccaactgATGAGCTGAGCTtaactgtcacttttagcacttcatgacttagcctctttttaacctaaaattgcacagatttcatcattaaatccaatgaaaatattctagagacagttttaacaataaaacaagatttatttacaaaattactactaaataaccataaattggggaactatacaagttttggaaaatgtttttttatacaaaagttaCTCGTATAAGATGACTAACACTTATCTAGCTACACAAACGAACAAACATGGTTGGTGTGTTGCAATCAAAACAAAGCCAAGGGGTCGCAAAGAATCTAATGATGTGGAAGAAGATGTGCTTTACCAAGAAGGTTCACCTTCACATACCAATGAAGTTATTGAAGTTGAAGGTATTTTTGGATTACAGGATGTAGAAGGTGGTCCTGAAGAAGTGGATGAGCCTGAAGAACCCAAACAACATGTTCAAgtacaagaagaaaaagaagaagtattGGCAGAAGACAATCAAGAGATGGAATTAGAAGATGACTTTGATGTCTCTAGCTCTAAAGAAGATTAGGCacatataataaatgttttgaattttttttttattgaattgtattagttaattttaacgATTATTCTTGGTAACTCTTTATTTTGTGGTGGAAATATCTTAGTTATTCATTATGATCATTATAGGTTTTTCTTTATGAAGTTCACCATATTTGTGGTGCAACTATATTAGTTAATCATAATGATTGTTATGCATGATGCTTattgtttgtaattttattttcctatgTATAGATATATGACTACAAGAGATTGTGACCCGTCCCTACCCTCATCCTCTTGTGGCAATAAGGGGAAGGAGAAAGCAAAGCCGAAGAAGTTACATTATGTAATTAAAGTATTGTTACAAAGAGATGCACCGGGATCATTTGCCCAAGCCCCATTTGTTGCACCATCCCCATCACCATCCTTAGTTGCTACAACCATACCTTTTGTAGTTGTTGCATCCACAAAGTTTCCATCATCACTTGTTGCAACCACACCATCCCCAACTAATACAACCACACAACAATCACAGACTCAATGCCTACAAGACCCACCATCACAATAGGATGTTCCATCATTGTTGAGAACTTGTCTGCCAATGAACACCATTAAGATGAGGAAATGGAAGAACCCTTACCCGATGATTATACCCAATGGTACAGTGTAAGAATAAATAAGAATTTagttttttcaatatatattataagtcctccattatcttttaattttaggtAACCTTCTTTTGTATTTAGGTTTGAACCAAGTAGGACTATGTCACAAGCTATCTCAATGACCATTAGGCAGTTGTATCTTCATCCACGGCCTAAATGGGAAGCAATGAAATAAAATACCATGAAAATGATTCATTCCTCCAACACTTTAAggtaatttaatgataatagtGACCTGATTGATTCTTATCCCATGCATATTATATTTCTAGTATTTCTACAAGCTTATTATCTACATTTTCAAGGATTAAAACCTTTACATGAAGCAttagttttctattttaagaaaatgtcttataattaattagcatttcctttaatttttataagaaaacttaTTTGACAATTAATCCTTGTTTTTCAAGACATGAAATTAAGAATAGTATAAAAGCTTATAGCTACATGTATTTTATTGGCTCGTATtggtttaattttgattttcaaagataggagaaTCATACTATGTGTTCTtccattacatatatatatatatatatatatatatatatatatatatatatatcttgatGTTACCTCTGATTGATGTGAAGTTTAGGTCTTGTCTAATGCCTTATGTTTGTGTATGAATCAGCTTCACACCTGCATATGAACtaggtattttttttctgtgtgtgtgtgtgttgtgtaAGCAGTTTCCTCAAGATGTATATATCATAAAGAAACTAGTATTGGTTTATGTTTGTCTCCTTGAGTAAACCAATTTGGAAGTGgttgctatttttttatttgttataattcATGTGTCATGTTTAATTTGCTTTGTATTTCATATATTCTTTTGTAGCAAACTTAAGAGGAATATTCTGAGTGAAAAACTATAGATTGTGACAGTAATTGAGAAAATAACAAGGTACCTCTATTGAGGTCTACCTTGCCATTGGGTTGACACCATTGTCCTCAGAGAATGAGAGGCTTTCCTTATTGTTGTTAGTTTCAAATGTATCTCTATTaaacttgttgttgttgttgttgctttgaAGTTTGTGAAGCATTATTTAGCATTTGCAACATGCATATAATTTTCATGGGATTTTCAAATGCATTTAATTATACTATTTAAGTCTCTAATACTTGTTGTGACCTAAGGTTGTTGGAGTTTTCAAGTCACTTTTGGTCAGCCT includes these proteins:
- the LOC100527363 gene encoding uncharacterized protein LOC100527363 precursor, coding for MATTFKYFTSILFLTLVIKGSCDDCSLNNINIGTSRTGREIQGQPEWNVTVINNCNCEQSQIKLSCKGFQSAESVDPSILSMEGDSCLLINGNPMKGSDTVNFSYAWDPPFLLLPTSSVLGPCS